The following proteins are encoded in a genomic region of Rudaeicoccus suwonensis:
- a CDS encoding DUF6049 family protein, with amino-acid sequence MNVASPRPPGSTSPAPADPAHRHRHRHRTARYAAAIFVCALFAFVTAWSGMAQAASLHTVAASAAAASPSTSVTISLSPTSPILTSDKKAVTVSGTITNTGSATITAPVVHIALGSRLLDTMTSVRNWASGSLDIPVQDVATATVPQLPGDSTSAFDATIPADKLDLGYSLASLPLTITVTDGSGQSASAIRGSVRTTLSIAGGRVSSPLKLDIVIPLTLPADPALFGPTGTARTTAWINAIGPDSALQQTLTEFQGLPVTWVVDPEILDPPAAADNNLPTPAVTTGSASASASSGQESSASSSSSSSSPSASSPVPTPTSTADGSSNLTSGNAASSSAGASGNPSSSSSSASGSSSSSETPTPAPTTPAEQLAAVVANATSRFAELTHGQNVWWLPYDDPDLTALSATGGSGSALINRDLSVALPAQLSAISARRALWPVGDMSASQLSRIAVTWTRTSTSAPVEVLPTRAVATPQQSQISGAYRLAGTSGLLTYDETLSRTFSAGGGDEGLRTQLLLAQLMATYQTSPESARSVTLVVPRTGGMPSSALAAEVAALERASWVSVRDDTETTTALAAAPTTSLLGKPTAGTAFPPVTATSVNGTTLHQLGTAADQLSSLSSILVDAQDEVSDRARALDVVGSTRWRGQASALSTTQKTADAAMTALVGQVTVNPSDINFFTDSGQITVTVANGLNVPVHDLTLTLLPRRYQLLISHNSKTIEIEANSRTSTRFGLKAVGAGTVRVDATLTGPQGQDLGPAVPAQLRINVQPTSSWMIIGGLAVIAIAVLIFGLRKALRRGPRTPTPLGAGDEATPEDAIVDTGLTTRHRPTTTDHIEGDHSDE; translated from the coding sequence ATGAACGTCGCATCGCCCAGACCGCCTGGCAGCACCTCGCCGGCACCGGCTGACCCTGCCCACCGCCACCGCCACCGTCACCGCACCGCGCGGTATGCCGCGGCGATCTTCGTCTGTGCGCTGTTCGCCTTCGTCACCGCCTGGTCCGGTATGGCGCAAGCGGCCTCCCTGCACACGGTCGCAGCGAGCGCGGCGGCAGCCTCGCCCAGCACGTCGGTGACGATCAGCCTTTCGCCGACCAGTCCGATCCTGACGTCGGACAAGAAGGCCGTCACCGTCAGCGGCACCATCACCAACACCGGTTCCGCCACGATCACGGCCCCGGTCGTGCACATCGCGCTCGGATCGCGACTGCTGGACACCATGACGTCGGTGCGCAATTGGGCATCGGGCAGCCTCGACATACCAGTGCAGGATGTGGCGACCGCGACCGTCCCGCAGCTACCGGGCGACTCGACGTCCGCATTCGACGCGACCATCCCGGCGGACAAGCTCGACCTCGGCTACTCACTCGCCTCGCTGCCCCTCACGATCACCGTCACCGACGGCAGCGGACAGTCGGCGTCGGCGATCCGTGGCAGCGTTCGCACGACGCTGTCGATCGCAGGAGGAAGGGTGAGTTCGCCACTGAAGCTGGACATCGTCATACCTCTCACCCTGCCAGCTGATCCCGCGCTTTTCGGACCGACCGGCACCGCGCGAACAACCGCCTGGATCAATGCGATCGGGCCAGACTCGGCCCTGCAGCAGACGCTGACCGAGTTCCAGGGACTGCCCGTGACCTGGGTGGTGGATCCGGAGATCCTCGATCCCCCGGCCGCCGCCGACAACAATCTGCCGACCCCCGCGGTGACGACCGGCTCGGCGTCGGCGTCGGCGTCTTCCGGCCAGGAGTCGTCGGCATCCTCCAGCAGCTCCTCCTCCAGTCCGAGCGCGTCGTCACCGGTCCCGACGCCGACGAGCACTGCCGACGGTTCGAGCAACCTCACCTCCGGCAACGCCGCTTCGTCGAGCGCAGGTGCAAGCGGGAACCCCAGCAGCTCAAGCAGTTCCGCCAGCGGCTCATCGAGCAGTTCCGAGACGCCGACACCCGCCCCCACCACTCCGGCCGAACAGCTGGCGGCCGTTGTCGCCAACGCAACCTCGCGGTTCGCCGAACTCACCCACGGGCAGAACGTCTGGTGGCTGCCGTATGACGACCCCGACCTCACGGCACTGTCCGCGACAGGCGGCAGCGGATCCGCGCTGATCAACCGGGATCTCTCCGTCGCGCTACCGGCTCAGCTGAGCGCCATCAGCGCCCGCCGTGCGCTTTGGCCCGTCGGCGACATGTCCGCTTCGCAGCTGTCGAGGATCGCCGTCACCTGGACTCGCACCAGCACCAGTGCACCGGTCGAGGTGCTGCCGACCCGTGCGGTGGCCACTCCGCAGCAGTCGCAGATCTCGGGCGCCTACCGGCTGGCCGGCACGTCCGGTCTGCTCACGTATGACGAAACTCTGTCGCGCACCTTTTCCGCTGGTGGCGGCGATGAGGGACTACGCACCCAACTGTTGCTCGCGCAACTGATGGCCACGTATCAGACGTCTCCGGAATCAGCTCGCTCAGTGACACTCGTCGTTCCACGCACCGGTGGGATGCCCAGTTCGGCGCTCGCCGCCGAGGTCGCAGCGCTCGAACGCGCATCGTGGGTGTCGGTGCGCGATGACACCGAGACGACGACCGCGCTCGCGGCCGCTCCGACCACGTCGTTGCTGGGCAAACCGACCGCCGGCACGGCCTTCCCACCGGTCACCGCCACGTCCGTCAACGGCACCACCTTGCACCAACTGGGCACGGCGGCCGATCAGCTGAGTTCGCTCAGCTCGATCCTGGTCGATGCGCAGGACGAGGTCTCCGACCGGGCACGCGCGCTCGACGTGGTCGGGTCGACCCGGTGGCGCGGGCAGGCAAGCGCTCTGAGCACCACTCAGAAGACCGCCGACGCCGCCATGACCGCGCTTGTCGGTCAGGTCACGGTCAACCCGTCCGACATCAACTTCTTCACCGACTCCGGCCAGATCACCGTCACGGTCGCCAACGGCCTGAACGTCCCCGTGCACGATCTCACCCTGACGCTGCTTCCACGCCGCTATCAGCTGCTGATCTCCCACAATTCCAAAACCATTGAAATCGAAGCGAACTCGCGCACGTCGACGCGCTTCGGCCTCAAGGCCGTCGGGGCCGGCACCGTCCGCGTCGACGCCACACTCACCGGGCCGCAGGGTCAGGACCTCGGTCCGGCTGTACCCGCCCAGTTGCGCATCAACGTGCAGCCCACGTCATCCTGGATGATCATCGGCGGGCTTGCGGTCATCGCGATCGCGGTGCTGATCTTCGGGCTCCGCAAGGCACTGCGACGGGGGCCGCGCACCCCGACTCCGCTCGGCGCAGGTGACGAGGCGACACCGGAGGACGCGATCGTCGACACGGGCCTGACGACCCGGCACCGACCCACGACGACAGACCACATTGAAGGCGACCACAGCGATGAGTGA
- the murJ gene encoding murein biosynthesis integral membrane protein MurJ gives MSDRERHTLGELYAEAAAPRRADTVAPESPGSLGQQYAAWIGEDSGYLPVADPAEIARRRAASAADAGSGNGPSPDAGDAAYGTAASLGAAYASTAHGSATRGVDGAVDPATSTPAADAALESGARGIGRASAIMAAGTMVSRLLGLVRTWLLIWLIGSTTIAGDAFATANQLPNMIYILLAGGVINVVLVPQITRALSHPDGGKAFTDRLLTLAMTILLGVTIVFTAASPLLFKLFSLSSSGETWRLGAIFTAICLPQIFFYGLYTLLGEVLNARSRFGAPMWSPVLANVFAIAGIIWLLMQTSGGRPVGAVDRWTMPMIVVLAGSATLGIVAQALALIPPLRRAGYRFTPNFTFRGVGLRTTSRIAVWAFLAVVVQQLGMLVSTNVLNKAGGTQAQAVAFLLFMLPHSLVTLSLITALFTRMSRAAHRGDTRAVVGDVRLSLRLSGVATIPATIGSLALVMPIVHTMWPAVDATAIGRQTIAMLLGLVPFTVCVIVQRVFYAYEDARTPFRMQVICTVIASVFTLVSFAVLSDPWVGSGVAFAQSLSYIIEAIIGFWWLRRMLGGVPVSDVVRAYSRLGVAAVAATVVAVAIELGVGQLIDTDHRVGALLSLLLGGAAFVVIYFGGARRMRVAEVEELVQQVTGRLGGLRRLTGR, from the coding sequence ATGAGTGACCGCGAGCGCCATACCCTCGGCGAGCTGTATGCCGAGGCCGCCGCGCCGCGCCGCGCCGACACCGTCGCACCGGAATCCCCCGGCAGCCTGGGTCAGCAGTACGCCGCCTGGATCGGTGAGGACTCCGGCTACCTGCCGGTGGCCGACCCGGCCGAGATCGCGCGTCGCCGAGCGGCGTCGGCAGCCGATGCAGGGTCAGGGAACGGCCCCTCCCCCGACGCCGGCGATGCGGCATACGGCACGGCTGCGTCGCTGGGCGCGGCATACGCGTCCACGGCACACGGATCTGCAACGCGCGGAGTCGACGGCGCGGTCGACCCGGCGACCAGCACACCGGCAGCCGATGCAGCGCTCGAGTCCGGCGCCCGGGGTATCGGCCGCGCGAGCGCGATCATGGCGGCCGGCACCATGGTCTCGCGATTGCTCGGTCTGGTGCGCACCTGGCTGCTCATCTGGCTGATCGGCAGCACGACGATCGCCGGTGACGCGTTCGCAACCGCCAACCAGTTGCCGAACATGATCTACATCCTGCTGGCCGGCGGCGTGATCAACGTGGTGCTCGTGCCGCAGATCACCCGGGCGCTGAGTCACCCGGACGGCGGCAAGGCCTTCACCGACAGGTTGCTGACCCTGGCGATGACGATCCTGCTCGGCGTGACGATCGTGTTCACCGCGGCATCGCCCTTGCTGTTCAAATTGTTTTCACTGTCGTCCTCGGGTGAGACCTGGCGGCTGGGCGCCATCTTCACCGCCATCTGCCTGCCGCAGATCTTCTTCTACGGCCTGTACACGCTGCTGGGCGAGGTGCTCAACGCGCGCAGCCGGTTCGGTGCGCCGATGTGGTCGCCGGTGCTGGCCAACGTCTTCGCGATCGCAGGCATCATCTGGCTGCTGATGCAGACCTCCGGCGGCCGACCGGTGGGCGCGGTCGACCGGTGGACGATGCCGATGATCGTGGTGCTCGCCGGTTCGGCGACCCTCGGCATCGTGGCGCAGGCGCTCGCGCTGATCCCTCCGCTGCGCCGGGCGGGCTACCGCTTCACACCGAACTTCACCTTCCGCGGTGTGGGGCTGCGCACCACCTCGCGCATCGCGGTCTGGGCGTTCCTCGCGGTCGTCGTGCAGCAACTCGGCATGCTGGTGTCGACCAACGTGCTCAACAAGGCGGGCGGCACCCAGGCACAGGCCGTGGCCTTCCTGCTGTTCATGTTGCCGCATTCGCTGGTCACCCTCAGCCTGATCACGGCGTTGTTCACCCGTATGTCGCGGGCGGCTCATCGCGGTGACACCCGAGCCGTGGTCGGTGACGTCCGCCTGAGCCTGCGGCTGTCCGGCGTCGCCACGATCCCCGCGACGATCGGCTCGCTGGCGCTGGTGATGCCGATCGTGCACACGATGTGGCCGGCCGTCGACGCCACGGCCATCGGCCGGCAGACCATCGCGATGCTGCTGGGTCTGGTGCCGTTCACCGTGTGCGTCATCGTGCAGCGGGTGTTCTACGCCTATGAGGACGCACGGACACCGTTCCGGATGCAGGTCATCTGCACCGTCATCGCCAGCGTGTTCACCCTCGTGTCGTTCGCCGTGCTGTCCGACCCGTGGGTCGGTTCGGGTGTGGCGTTCGCGCAGTCGCTCAGTTACATCATCGAGGCGATCATCGGTTTCTGGTGGCTGCGGCGAATGCTCGGCGGGGTGCCGGTGTCGGACGTCGTGCGCGCCTACAGCCGTCTCGGTGTCGCCGCTGTCGCCGCCACCGTCGTCGCGGTGGCGATCGAGCTCGGTGTCGGACAGCTCATCGACACCGACCATCGCGTCGGGGCGCTGCTCTCGCTGCTGCTCGGCGGCGCTGCCTTCGTCGTGATCTACTTCGGTGGCGCTCGCCGAATGCGTGTTGCCGAGGTCGAAGAACTCGTCCAGCAGGTGACCGGACGGCTCGGCGGATTGCGCCGGTTGACCGGCCGCTGA
- a CDS encoding protein kinase family protein, translating into MQRIGEDTVLAGRYTLTRKLTDRGGNALWMATDGTLDRDVTATVFDASGPYAEAALDSARRAAGVEDHHFPRVLDVGSEDGTAYVITESLHGAESMTALLQFGTLPPEEVRRLIGEASGGLAAASVRGLHHLHLTPHDIVRSPDGSVSVLGLPTDAALSGADDLGSEQASRADTLALVRIVYAGLTGRWPGEGDVADLPTVERRVDGELPLPSELASGVPGDLDTLCRTALGDDQGPRTPGELARQLSPWSAERVHSDGVRPAAGTRSVGSRPSESRLPAARPGSRGAGAGTTGASTGRPGGATDDTQRHTARSTADDTMVGAVPGLDADETAMIPKAAIASARERTAVRPRDDRRDYDPSFEELEPPVPLLQGHFEPDKQSSRMALLFVAVMVIVAIALAAIGLHGIGSSGKAATTPSASAPSSSRSSSSPSATPSPTATVITPTAISAYGTGGGDYPGYAQLAIDGNQSTYWRSYHYATSSFGGLKSGVGLLLNLGGDRTVGSVKITTTGGPSTIQVFVTDEKDTVQGQTPVATLTGSGTQTAQANGAKGQYIIVWVTQLSQQPNGEYREKINEIQVTS; encoded by the coding sequence GTGCAGCGCATCGGCGAGGACACCGTGCTGGCGGGGCGCTACACCCTGACCCGCAAGCTGACGGATCGTGGCGGCAACGCCCTGTGGATGGCGACCGACGGAACCCTCGACCGCGACGTCACCGCGACCGTCTTCGATGCGTCCGGGCCGTACGCCGAAGCAGCGCTCGACAGCGCACGGCGAGCTGCCGGCGTCGAGGACCACCACTTCCCGCGCGTGCTCGATGTCGGCAGCGAGGACGGCACGGCATACGTCATCACCGAGTCGCTGCACGGAGCCGAGTCGATGACGGCCCTGTTGCAATTCGGCACCCTGCCGCCGGAGGAGGTCCGCCGCCTGATCGGTGAGGCCTCCGGTGGACTCGCTGCCGCGAGCGTCCGTGGCCTGCACCACCTGCATCTCACCCCGCACGACATCGTGCGATCACCGGACGGCTCCGTGTCGGTGCTCGGTCTGCCCACCGACGCCGCGCTCTCCGGTGCCGACGATCTGGGTTCCGAGCAGGCGTCGCGAGCCGACACGCTCGCCCTGGTGCGCATCGTCTACGCCGGTCTCACCGGTCGCTGGCCAGGAGAGGGCGACGTGGCCGACCTGCCGACGGTCGAGCGTCGCGTCGACGGCGAGCTGCCGCTGCCCAGCGAACTCGCAAGCGGTGTGCCCGGCGATCTCGACACCCTCTGCCGCACCGCTCTGGGCGATGACCAAGGTCCCCGCACACCAGGCGAACTCGCGCGGCAGCTGTCTCCGTGGTCGGCCGAACGTGTACACAGCGACGGTGTCCGGCCGGCAGCAGGGACGCGCAGCGTCGGCAGCAGACCGTCCGAATCACGCCTTCCGGCCGCGCGGCCTGGTTCCCGTGGAGCAGGCGCCGGGACGACCGGCGCCTCCACCGGGCGACCGGGTGGCGCGACCGACGACACACAGCGGCATACAGCACGATCGACTGCCGACGACACCATGGTCGGTGCCGTGCCCGGGCTCGATGCCGACGAGACGGCAATGATCCCCAAGGCGGCGATCGCGTCTGCCCGCGAGCGCACGGCCGTGCGACCGCGCGACGACCGGCGCGACTACGACCCGTCGTTCGAAGAGCTCGAGCCCCCGGTTCCGCTCCTGCAGGGTCACTTCGAACCCGACAAGCAATCCAGCCGTATGGCGCTGCTGTTCGTCGCTGTGATGGTCATCGTCGCCATCGCGCTCGCGGCAATCGGTCTGCACGGCATCGGCAGTTCCGGGAAGGCAGCGACGACCCCGTCAGCTTCGGCGCCGTCATCGAGCAGGTCGTCGTCGAGCCCGTCGGCGACCCCGTCGCCGACCGCCACGGTCATCACGCCGACCGCTATCAGCGCCTACGGCACCGGCGGAGGCGACTACCCCGGTTACGCACAGCTGGCCATCGACGGCAACCAGTCGACGTACTGGCGCAGCTACCACTACGCCACCAGCTCGTTCGGCGGGCTCAAGAGCGGCGTCGGCCTGCTGCTGAATCTCGGTGGCGACCGGACGGTCGGATCGGTCAAGATCACCACGACCGGTGGCCCGTCGACGATCCAGGTGTTCGTCACCGACGAGAAGGACACCGTTCAGGGGCAGACCCCGGTCGCCACGCTCACCGGCTCCGGCACTCAGACCGCGCAGGCCAATGGCGCCAAGGGGCAGTACATCATCGTCTGGGTGACCCAGCTGAGCCAGCAGCCCAACGGGGAGTACCGCGAGAAGATCAACGAGATCCAGGTGACTTCGTGA
- the sigM gene encoding RNA polymerase sigma factor SigM, protein MSLQVPLAERGDRELLAAHCAGDPDAFGELFRRHKDRMWAVALRTCRDPELAADAVQDGFISAFRRADSFRGDAQVTTWLHRIVVNACLDRLRRIKPTSELPEYDLADRRDAHSSTVVRLDVQEALGKIPEGQRLALALVDMEGLSVAEAAVALGVAEGTVKSRCARGRSALAELLRDQHGGAYLQGGA, encoded by the coding sequence GTGAGTCTGCAGGTCCCGCTCGCCGAGCGTGGCGACCGCGAGCTGCTGGCTGCGCACTGCGCCGGCGACCCGGACGCGTTCGGCGAACTGTTCCGTCGGCACAAGGACAGGATGTGGGCGGTCGCACTTCGCACCTGCCGCGACCCCGAACTTGCGGCGGACGCGGTGCAGGACGGATTCATCTCCGCCTTCCGACGGGCCGACTCCTTCCGCGGCGATGCGCAGGTCACCACCTGGCTGCACCGCATCGTCGTCAACGCCTGCCTCGACCGGTTACGACGGATCAAGCCCACCAGTGAGTTGCCCGAGTACGACCTGGCCGACCGGCGCGACGCCCACAGCAGCACGGTGGTTCGTCTGGACGTGCAGGAGGCGCTCGGCAAGATCCCCGAAGGGCAGCGGCTTGCGCTTGCCCTCGTCGACATGGAGGGTCTGTCGGTCGCTGAGGCTGCGGTGGCGCTCGGAGTCGCTGAGGGGACCGTCAAGTCGCGCTGCGCACGCGGCCGTTCCGCCCTCGCGGAGTTGCTCCGGGATCAGCACGGCGGGGCATATCTGCAAGGCGGTGCGTGA
- the trxB gene encoding thioredoxin-disulfide reductase has translation MSEPRTVIIIGSGPAGYTAAVYAARANLAPLVFEGSVTSGGALMNTTEVENFPGFAEGIMGPDLMLQMRAQAERFGAELVRDDVTAVDLTGPVKRVTDGEGTVHEAHAVILAMGSAYRELGLPDEKRLSGHGVSWCATCDGAFFRGQDIMVVGGGDSALEEAGFLTRFASSVTLVHRRDELRASKIMADRAKSNDKISFAWNSEITAIHGDPKVSSVTLRDTVTGETREQDTSAVFVAIGHLPRNELVTGQVDTDDEGYVLVGHGTTATNLEGVFACGDLVDHTYRQAITAAGSGCAAALDAERYLAHVSVAEVPLPESEQAVVV, from the coding sequence GTGAGCGAGCCTCGCACCGTCATCATCATCGGTTCCGGCCCGGCGGGTTACACCGCCGCCGTGTATGCCGCGCGTGCCAACCTGGCCCCTCTGGTCTTCGAAGGTTCGGTGACCTCCGGCGGCGCGCTGATGAACACCACCGAGGTCGAGAACTTCCCGGGCTTCGCCGAGGGCATCATGGGCCCGGACCTGATGCTGCAGATGCGCGCCCAGGCGGAGCGTTTCGGCGCCGAACTCGTGCGCGACGATGTCACCGCGGTCGACCTGACCGGTCCGGTCAAGCGGGTCACCGACGGTGAGGGGACAGTCCACGAGGCGCACGCGGTGATCCTGGCGATGGGATCGGCATACCGCGAGCTGGGCCTGCCCGATGAGAAGCGGCTGTCCGGTCACGGCGTCTCGTGGTGCGCCACCTGCGACGGTGCCTTTTTCCGCGGTCAGGACATCATGGTCGTCGGCGGTGGGGACTCCGCACTGGAAGAGGCAGGCTTCCTCACCCGGTTCGCTTCGTCGGTGACGCTGGTGCACCGTCGTGACGAGTTGCGCGCCTCCAAGATCATGGCCGACCGGGCCAAGTCCAACGACAAAATCTCGTTCGCCTGGAACAGCGAGATCACCGCGATCCACGGCGACCCGAAGGTCAGTTCGGTGACGCTGCGCGACACCGTCACCGGTGAGACGCGCGAGCAGGACACCAGCGCTGTCTTCGTGGCCATCGGGCATCTGCCGCGCAACGAGCTTGTCACCGGTCAGGTGGACACTGACGACGAGGGTTACGTGCTGGTCGGGCACGGCACCACGGCGACCAACCTCGAGGGTGTCTTCGCCTGCGGTGACCTGGTCGACCACACCTACCGTCAGGCGATCACCGCTGCAGGCTCCGGGTGTGCTGCCGCACTCGACGCCGAGCGCTACCTCGCGCACGTCAGTGTTGCCGAGGTGCCACTGCCGGAGTCCGAGCAGGCCGTGGTGGTCTGA
- the trxA gene encoding thioredoxin has protein sequence MGAATKDTSDATFEADVLKSDKPVLVDFWAPWCGPCKALAPVIDEIAAAHSDKLTVVKLNTDDNPQTSQKYGITGIPTLNVYQNGEVVKTIVGVMPKPKLVKELEAFIG, from the coding sequence ATGGGTGCAGCCACCAAGGACACCTCCGACGCCACCTTCGAGGCAGATGTCCTCAAGAGTGACAAGCCGGTTCTCGTCGACTTCTGGGCGCCCTGGTGCGGCCCGTGCAAGGCGCTGGCACCGGTCATCGACGAGATCGCCGCGGCCCACAGCGACAAGCTGACCGTCGTCAAGCTCAACACCGACGACAACCCGCAGACCTCGCAGAAGTACGGCATCACCGGCATTCCGACGCTGAACGTCTACCAGAACGGCGAGGTCGTCAAGACGATCGTCGGCGTGATGCCGAAGCCGAAGCTGGTCAAGGAGCTCGAAGCCTTCATCGGCTGA
- a CDS encoding amidohydrolase: MTSADLVITGAPVWTADAARSWTDAVAIRSGVVVALGAADCATITGAKTQQLQLDSGMVVPGFQDAHVHPPFAGRNLDNVDLSGVAGLRAYLEAIGRYAAEHPEREWIVGGGWALEHFPGGLPRKEDLDAVVPDRPVFLFNKDVHGAWVNSAALRRGGIDAATPDPVGGRYERDAMTGEPTGMLQEGAAYSFEADVVPAPSTQEWASHILRAQRHLHSLGITGWQDAWVTPATQAAYERIATDGRLTARVVGALWWDRHQDISQIETLVERRRVTGSFHATSVKIMVDGIVENGTAAMLEPYCRHDLGEHPNGLTYVDALDLQRAVTRLDALGFQVHQHAIGDAAVRAALDAVEAARKTNGASDHRHHIAHVQVVNPVDLPRFRELGVVVNCQTYWAQNEPQMKELNIPALGPQRSAQMYPFASIAASGAVLAMGSDWGVTTADPLAQIEVAVHRVDPGARDEEPFLLHEALSLPAALAAFTAGSAYVNHDSDGGTITVGKRADLAVLDTNIFDAGVRPADATVTHTIAAGRFVHGG, translated from the coding sequence ATGACGTCGGCCGATCTGGTGATCACCGGTGCGCCGGTGTGGACCGCCGACGCAGCCCGCAGTTGGACCGACGCGGTCGCCATACGTTCCGGGGTCGTCGTCGCACTCGGTGCTGCCGACTGCGCGACCATAACAGGCGCGAAAACCCAGCAACTGCAGCTGGATTCGGGGATGGTCGTTCCTGGATTCCAGGACGCCCACGTCCATCCACCCTTCGCGGGCCGGAATCTGGACAACGTCGACCTGTCAGGTGTCGCCGGGCTCCGGGCGTACCTCGAGGCGATCGGCAGGTATGCCGCGGAGCATCCTGAGCGCGAGTGGATCGTCGGTGGCGGCTGGGCGCTGGAACACTTCCCCGGCGGGCTGCCGCGCAAGGAGGACCTCGACGCAGTTGTGCCGGACCGGCCGGTCTTCCTGTTCAACAAGGACGTGCACGGCGCCTGGGTGAATTCCGCCGCGCTACGGCGAGGCGGCATCGACGCCGCGACCCCCGACCCGGTCGGCGGACGCTACGAGCGCGACGCGATGACCGGCGAACCGACCGGCATGCTGCAGGAGGGCGCTGCCTATTCATTCGAGGCGGATGTGGTCCCGGCCCCATCGACGCAGGAGTGGGCCTCGCACATCCTGCGGGCCCAACGTCATCTGCACTCGTTGGGCATCACCGGCTGGCAGGACGCCTGGGTCACGCCGGCGACCCAGGCGGCATACGAGCGCATCGCGACCGACGGGCGCCTCACCGCCCGTGTCGTCGGTGCACTGTGGTGGGACCGGCATCAGGACATCAGCCAGATCGAAACGCTCGTCGAACGGCGCCGCGTCACCGGCAGCTTCCACGCCACCTCGGTCAAGATCATGGTCGACGGCATCGTCGAGAACGGCACCGCCGCGATGCTGGAGCCCTACTGTCGGCACGACCTGGGTGAACACCCCAACGGCCTGACGTATGTCGATGCTCTTGACCTGCAGCGCGCGGTCACACGGCTGGACGCCTTGGGCTTCCAGGTGCACCAGCACGCGATCGGCGATGCCGCGGTCCGGGCGGCACTGGACGCGGTCGAGGCGGCGCGAAAGACCAATGGTGCCAGTGATCACCGGCATCACATCGCGCACGTCCAGGTCGTCAACCCGGTCGATCTGCCGCGCTTTCGCGAACTGGGAGTCGTGGTCAACTGCCAGACCTACTGGGCTCAGAACGAGCCGCAGATGAAGGAACTCAACATCCCGGCGCTGGGTCCGCAACGGTCCGCGCAGATGTATCCCTTCGCCTCCATCGCGGCATCCGGCGCGGTGCTGGCCATGGGCTCCGACTGGGGCGTGACCACTGCGGATCCGCTGGCGCAGATCGAGGTCGCCGTGCACCGGGTCGACCCCGGCGCTCGTGACGAGGAACCCTTCCTGCTGCACGAGGCACTGTCGCTCCCGGCCGCGCTCGCGGCCTTCACCGCCGGATCGGCATACGTCAATCACGACAGCGACGGCGGCACGATCACCGTGGGCAAACGCGCCGACCTGGCCGTGCTCGACACCAACATCTTCGACGCCGGTGTCCGTCCGGCCGACGCGACGGTGACGCACACGATTGCCGCCGGCCGGTTCGTCCACGGCGGCTGA